In Gossypium hirsutum isolate 1008001.06 chromosome D06, Gossypium_hirsutum_v2.1, whole genome shotgun sequence, one genomic interval encodes:
- the LOC107900475 gene encoding caffeoylshikimate esterase produces the protein MELDNGSVQYDEEYILNSRGLKLFTCKWIPVNEEPKGLIFICHGYALECSITMSSAANRLVKAGFAVYGIDYEGHGKSSGLQGYISSFNNVVDDCSNFFTRICEKKENKRKMRILLGESLGGAVLLMIHRKMPDYWDGAVLAAPMCKIADKMKPHPLVTSVLKKLCNFIPTWRMIPGPDVIDTGCKMPEIRAQIRGNPYCYKGRPRLNTGLELLKMSIEVEQRLNEVSLPFIILQGEDDKVTDKAVSQQLYDVASISDKTLKLYPGMWHGLLYGETPENTEIVFSDITDWLNQRFELRNSRLERELKHQNDEIFISKDFF, from the exons atG GAGCTTGACAATGGAAGTGTTCAATATGATGAG GAATATATCTTGAATTCTCGAGGTTTAAAGCTATTTACATGCAAATGGATTCCAGTGAATGAAGAACCCAAAGGTTTAATCTTCATCTGCCATGGTTATGCCCTGGAGTGCAGCATCACCATGAGCT CTGCAGCAAATCGGTTGGTGAAAGCAGGATTTGCAGTTTATGGAATAGATTATGAAGGGCATGGGAAGTCATCTGGTTTGCAAGGCTATATCTCAAGTTTTAACAATGTTGTTGATGATTGCTCCAATTTTTTCACTCGAATATGTG AGAAAAAAGAGAACAAAAGGAAGATGAGAATTTTGCTAGGGGAATCACTGGGAGGAGCAGTGTTGTTGATGATACACAGGAAAATGCCAGACTATTGGGATGGGGCAGTCCTTGCTGCCCCCATGTGTAAG ATTGCAGATAAAATGAAGCCACATCCTTTAGTGACAAGTGTTTTGAAAAAGCTTTGCAATTTTATTCCAACTTGGAGAATGATTCCAGGTCCAGATGTCATTGATACTGGTTGCAAAATGCCTGAGATAAGGGCACAG ATTAGAGGAAATCCATATTGCTACAAAGGTCGTCCTCGTTTAAATACAGGCCTGGAACTTCTAAAGATGAGCATTGAGGTTGAACAAAGGCTTAATGag GTTTCATTACCATTTATAATTCTTCAAGGAGAAGATGATAAAGTAACAGATAAAGCTGTAAGCCAACAACTATACGATGTGGCATCAATTTCAGACAAGACATTGAAGCTATATCCTGGAATGTGGCATGGCTTGTTATATGGTGAAACACCAGAGAACACCGAAATTGTGTTTTCAGACATTACCGACTGGTTAAACCAAAGGTTTGAATTAAGAAATTCAAGGTTAGAGAGGGAATTGAAGCATCAAAATGATGAGATTTTTATTTCCAAAGACTTTTTCTAA